One stretch of Lacrimispora sphenoides DNA includes these proteins:
- a CDS encoding ATP-binding protein, whose translation MERKKPMKLQTMLSLFVIAVVFVSIAIIISFVASWMTRSIEKEAKTNVMNVAELVAHSSEVIGALGKKDTLVIASYVDMQLKNLELVDYITVADNQGIRYSHPNPQMIGKAFEGGDEYRVVRLGETYVSEATGTMGKSLRAFAPIYDEHHQEIGFVSVGTLIARIEKAKHVAVFYIMLIGFGGLSAGSVGAFLLAKHIKKMLLGLEPDEIAKLYHEKMGILDAIHEGLVAIDQEGRITLMNDSALQILGFNKDEMKDQVIGRGIEEIIPNTRMTNILSTKQAEFDDEQRLHDTLIVTNRIPIMNRGQVIGVIASFRDKTEITKLAEELTGVKKLAWSLRAQNHEFMNKLHTIAGLIQLEEYEEALQFISDVARIRTEMSHILTDHIKDSAVSALLLSKYNKAEECRIKLTIDESSRLNKLPCGMNSQDLGSVIGNLIENSLDEVKNDGTGRIDIKIAEEKQFLTVRIKDNGKGIPPELHEKIFEQGFSTKEGQRGCGLFIVKKIIEEYGGSIHLTSEEGAQWDITIPMERREEFDWSHDCGR comes from the coding sequence ATGGAAAGAAAAAAACCAATGAAGCTGCAGACCATGCTGAGTTTATTCGTCATTGCAGTTGTTTTTGTTTCAATTGCCATCATTATTTCTTTTGTTGCTTCATGGATGACCAGGAGTATCGAAAAGGAAGCGAAGACCAATGTCATGAACGTGGCGGAGCTTGTTGCACATTCCAGCGAGGTGATCGGTGCGCTGGGAAAAAAGGATACTCTGGTAATTGCTTCTTATGTTGACATGCAGCTTAAGAATCTGGAGCTGGTGGATTATATTACAGTGGCGGATAACCAGGGAATCCGTTATTCCCATCCCAATCCTCAAATGATCGGAAAAGCGTTTGAGGGCGGAGATGAGTACCGTGTGGTGCGCCTGGGAGAGACTTATGTATCCGAAGCAACCGGAACTATGGGGAAATCCCTGCGTGCCTTTGCACCGATTTATGATGAGCACCATCAAGAGATCGGTTTTGTCTCTGTCGGTACGCTGATTGCGCGGATCGAAAAGGCGAAGCACGTGGCTGTTTTCTATATCATGTTAATCGGTTTTGGAGGGCTGTCGGCAGGAAGCGTGGGAGCCTTTCTTCTGGCGAAACATATCAAAAAGATGCTGCTGGGATTAGAGCCCGATGAGATCGCAAAGCTTTATCATGAGAAGATGGGAATACTGGATGCCATTCATGAAGGTCTGGTAGCCATTGACCAGGAAGGCCGGATCACATTGATGAACGATTCGGCGTTACAGATTCTTGGATTTAATAAAGATGAAATGAAGGATCAGGTAATTGGACGCGGTATTGAAGAGATAATCCCCAATACCCGTATGACAAATATATTAAGCACGAAACAGGCAGAATTTGATGATGAACAAAGGCTTCATGATACTTTGATTGTCACCAACCGGATTCCTATCATGAATCGGGGACAGGTGATCGGGGTCATAGCCAGCTTCCGGGACAAAACAGAGATAACCAAACTGGCGGAGGAGCTGACCGGAGTAAAAAAACTGGCCTGGTCTTTACGGGCACAGAATCATGAATTTATGAATAAGCTTCATACCATTGCCGGTCTCATACAGCTTGAGGAGTATGAAGAAGCCCTGCAGTTTATATCCGATGTTGCCAGGATAAGAACGGAAATGAGCCACATTCTCACGGATCATATCAAGGATTCAGCCGTGTCCGCTCTTCTTTTGTCCAAGTATAATAAAGCGGAGGAATGCAGAATTAAGTTAACCATAGATGAAAGCTCCAGACTGAACAAACTGCCCTGTGGCATGAATTCCCAGGATCTGGGTTCGGTCATCGGAAATCTGATCGAAAATTCACTGGATGAAGTGAAAAATGACGGGACTGGCAGGATCGATATCAAAATTGCTGAGGAGAAGCAGTTTCTTACGGTCCGGATCAAGGATAATGGAAAAGGAATCCCTCCAGAGCTTCACGAAAAGATATTTGAACAGGGCTTTTCTACCAAAGAGGGGCAGCGTGGATGCGGATTGTTCATTGTGAAAAAGATCATTGAGGAATACGGGGGATCAATTCACTTAACATCAGAAGAAGGAGCACAATGGGATATTACAATTCCTATGGAAAGGAGGGAAGAATTTGATTGGAGTCATGATTGTGGAAGATGA
- a CDS encoding response regulator, with amino-acid sequence MIGVMIVEDDPMVLEINSKFLRRVEGFILYKGVSNLEEAKKAMLSKKPDLILLDVYLPNENGMDFLKWIRSQEMNADIILITADKSIERIQEAFRYGVVDYLIKPFRFERFKEALLQFKDRYDSFKNSEMIEQKDLDRYLSGQIAAQSEADFTKGFNKYTYHAIWEKIEQGREAYYTAENLAEMLQIARVTVRRYLELMEKEEKIYKLVEYGKVGRPQHKYRKM; translated from the coding sequence TTGATTGGAGTCATGATTGTGGAAGATGATCCAATGGTTCTGGAAATCAACTCGAAGTTTTTAAGAAGAGTGGAAGGATTTATTCTATACAAAGGGGTATCAAATCTGGAGGAAGCAAAAAAGGCGATGCTTTCCAAAAAGCCGGATTTGATTCTGCTTGATGTGTATCTTCCCAATGAAAATGGAATGGATTTTTTAAAATGGATCCGAAGCCAGGAAATGAATGCAGATATCATTTTAATTACAGCAGATAAATCCATAGAACGAATCCAGGAGGCATTTCGGTATGGGGTGGTAGATTATCTGATTAAGCCTTTTCGCTTTGAGCGCTTTAAGGAAGCCTTACTGCAGTTTAAGGACCGGTATGACAGCTTTAAAAACAGCGAAATGATTGAGCAGAAGGATCTGGACCGGTACTTATCCGGCCAGATTGCTGCCCAGAGCGAAGCGGATTTTACCAAGGGCTTTAATAAGTACACCTATCATGCCATCTGGGAAAAAATTGAGCAGGGCAGAGAAGCGTATTATACAGCGGAAAATCTTGCAGAAATGCTGCAGATCGCAAGAGTCACGGTAAGAAGATATCTGGAGCTTATGGAAAAGGAAGAAAAGATATATAAATTAGTGGAATACGGAAAGGTTGGAAGACCGCAGCACAAATATAGAAAGATGTAA
- a CDS encoding lactonase family protein translates to MYDITNCRHGYAVYSMTNNADENEIIAIRQKFNDDFTFIKAYKTGGQGTGTPIVDPLGSQGSIVISDDGHFLFVVNAGSNNISSFKITRSGALILADVKPSGGFLPISLTTHRNLLYVANAGNGSSIASNVTGFHIDENGMLTEIIGSAKPLSSVNAKPTCIVINYNGKKIAVSEQNTNLISVFTVQQDGSLTGPILSNSSGPGPFGSVFLTNDILLVTEVGINALSSYKINHDGTLSVISPSVLNFQSATCWVSLSENGRFAYTSNAGGHTITTYEVERNGRLRVTNITYSTNDGSGAPIDSGICSNNLYVLNGNEGSISVFFTDRNGRLIRTEVIRDTPLPNLGSQGLAILCLPKRY, encoded by the coding sequence ATGTACGATATAACAAACTGCAGGCATGGATATGCCGTTTACTCTATGACAAATAACGCTGATGAAAATGAAATAATAGCGATTCGTCAGAAATTCAACGATGATTTTACATTTATAAAGGCTTACAAGACAGGCGGTCAAGGCACAGGAACCCCCATTGTTGATCCTCTTGGTTCACAGGGATCAATTGTAATATCCGATGACGGACATTTCCTTTTTGTCGTGAATGCTGGCAGCAACAATATCTCCAGCTTCAAAATCACCAGATCGGGAGCCTTGATTCTTGCAGACGTGAAGCCGTCCGGTGGTTTCCTTCCAATAAGCCTGACAACTCACCGTAATCTTCTCTATGTGGCAAATGCAGGCAATGGAAGCAGTATTGCATCCAATGTTACCGGTTTTCATATAGACGAAAACGGCATGCTTACCGAAATCATTGGCTCTGCTAAACCATTAAGTTCAGTAAATGCCAAGCCAACCTGCATTGTCATCAATTATAACGGCAAAAAAATAGCTGTTTCCGAGCAGAACACAAACCTAATCAGTGTATTTACCGTTCAACAAGATGGATCCCTCACTGGCCCTATTCTCAGCAACTCCAGCGGTCCCGGACCTTTTGGCTCTGTATTCTTAACAAATGATATCTTGCTGGTTACGGAAGTTGGAATAAATGCATTATCTTCCTACAAAATTAATCATGACGGAACACTTTCAGTCATTAGTCCATCTGTATTGAATTTTCAATCAGCTACCTGTTGGGTCTCACTATCTGAAAACGGACGATTTGCTTATACTTCCAATGCTGGCGGCCACACAATAACGACGTATGAAGTTGAACGTAACGGACGTCTTAGAGTTACAAATATTACCTATAGTACGAATGATGGATCTGGTGCACCAATTGACAGCGGTATTTGTTCCAATAACTTGTATGTACTCAACGGAAATGAGGGCTCCATCAGTGTTTTCTTTACTGACCGGAATGGCAGACTAATCCGGACAGAGGTGATCCGCGATACACCGTTACCGAATTTAGGTTCACAAGGTTTGGCAATCCTATGCTTGCCAAAGAGATATTAA
- a CDS encoding cysteine desulfurase family protein, which yields MIYLDYNATTPIDKKVYHAMLPYLESEFGNPSNGYELGLLAKGAVEKARKQVSELLGAKSSEILFTSCGSESNNAVIKGVAYTFRNKGKHIITSCIEHPSIMEPLSFLKKNGYKVTYLPVNRQGSVNPQDLRNAICEETILVSIMHSNNEVGTLQPIRELGGICRERDVLFHTDASQSIGKVDINVSRLPVDFLTLAGHKLYAPKGIGALFIRDGVEIESFLHGASQENGRRAGTENVPYIVALGEAAVQARNHLDQNDLMPIRDYFYNQLKEVFGSNIHLNGDPVHRLPNTLNVSFVGENGAQILAALPELCASTGSACHSGSKTISPVLAAMGVEEEIAFGAVRFSVGRYTTKQEIDYAMKLLKGYGFSIADC from the coding sequence ATGATTTATCTAGACTATAATGCCACGACCCCTATCGACAAAAAGGTATATCATGCCATGCTTCCCTATCTGGAGTCAGAGTTTGGAAACCCATCCAACGGTTATGAATTGGGACTGCTTGCGAAAGGTGCAGTTGAGAAGGCCAGGAAACAGGTCTCGGAATTGCTGGGTGCCAAAAGCAGCGAGATTTTATTCACAAGCTGCGGCAGTGAATCCAATAATGCCGTAATCAAGGGAGTCGCCTACACTTTTAGGAATAAGGGAAAGCATATTATTACTTCTTGCATCGAACATCCTTCCATCATGGAACCACTCTCGTTTTTAAAGAAAAACGGTTATAAAGTTACCTATCTTCCAGTAAACCGGCAAGGATCTGTGAATCCTCAGGATTTAAGAAATGCCATCTGTGAGGAAACGATTTTGGTTAGTATTATGCATTCCAATAATGAGGTTGGTACCTTGCAGCCAATCAGGGAGTTGGGGGGGATTTGCAGAGAACGAGATGTTTTGTTTCACACAGATGCATCTCAGTCCATTGGAAAGGTGGATATTAACGTTTCCCGGTTACCAGTGGATTTTCTGACTCTTGCCGGTCATAAACTCTATGCTCCAAAAGGAATTGGCGCATTGTTTATTCGTGATGGAGTTGAAATAGAATCATTTCTGCATGGCGCAAGCCAGGAGAATGGCAGGCGTGCCGGTACGGAAAATGTGCCTTATATTGTAGCTTTGGGAGAGGCAGCGGTACAGGCGAGGAACCATTTGGATCAAAATGATTTGATGCCGATAAGAGATTATTTTTATAATCAGCTAAAGGAAGTGTTCGGCAGTAATATTCACCTCAACGGTGACCCGGTTCATCGCTTGCCAAATACTCTTAATGTCAGCTTTGTGGGAGAAAATGGCGCCCAGATATTGGCGGCGCTGCCTGAACTGTGTGCCTCAACCGGCTCTGCCTGCCATTCTGGTTCAAAAACCATTTCTCCTGTTTTAGCTGCTATGGGTGTTGAAGAGGAAATTGCATTTGGTGCTGTACGCTTTAGTGTGGGCAGATATACCACTAAGCAAGAGATTGATTATGCAATGAAATTGTTAAAAGGATACGGGTTTTCCATTGCAGACTGCTGA
- a CDS encoding helix-turn-helix domain-containing protein, whose protein sequence is MNNKNFTDFFDPEVQKTASEAGCSIYRMQNETGEGVITRYQILPGIELFYNDFHMRDGQNKNKLPHPDVFEINHCREGRFECVFGNGDCQYVGAGDLSINRLTNETTSTTFPLSHYHGISITIDLNEAAETMKLVEHVLGGLHIDLHQITERLCRKDTCFVLRGHSNIEHIFSELYKVTPKMAARYLKVKVLELFMFLNDVQVDEYPEERRYFSKNQVQVIKKMQKYMTSDLQIHHTLQELSKKFDIPLTSMKVCFKGIYGCSIYSYMKSYRMQAAKILLRDTTASITEIAMKMGYDNPSKFSEVFKKEFGELPSEFRKTLSK, encoded by the coding sequence ATGAATAATAAGAATTTCACGGATTTTTTTGATCCGGAGGTGCAAAAGACAGCAAGTGAAGCAGGCTGTTCGATATACAGGATGCAAAACGAAACTGGAGAGGGTGTTATTACCCGGTATCAAATCTTACCTGGCATCGAACTGTTTTATAATGATTTTCATATGCGGGATGGGCAAAATAAGAATAAGCTTCCCCATCCAGATGTATTTGAGATCAATCACTGCAGGGAAGGCCGGTTTGAGTGCGTGTTCGGTAATGGTGATTGTCAATATGTGGGAGCCGGCGATCTTTCCATCAATCGGCTTACCAATGAAACCACATCGACCACGTTCCCGTTATCCCACTATCATGGGATTTCCATTACGATCGATTTGAATGAGGCAGCGGAAACAATGAAGCTGGTGGAACATGTACTGGGCGGGCTGCATATTGATTTACACCAGATAACAGAGCGCCTTTGCAGAAAAGATACTTGCTTTGTCCTGCGGGGGCATAGCAATATTGAACATATTTTCTCTGAGTTGTATAAGGTTACGCCCAAAATGGCAGCACGCTATTTAAAAGTGAAAGTATTAGAATTGTTCATGTTCTTAAATGATGTCCAGGTTGACGAATATCCGGAAGAACGGCGGTACTTTTCAAAAAATCAGGTTCAGGTGATCAAGAAAATGCAGAAATACATGACTTCTGACTTACAAATCCATCATACCCTGCAGGAGCTGTCAAAAAAATTCGATATTCCTCTTACATCGATGAAAGTGTGTTTTAAGGGAATTTACGGCTGTTCTATTTATTCTTATATGAAATCTTACCGTATGCAGGCAGCCAAAATTTTACTGAGGGATACAACGGCAAGCATAACAGAGATCGCCATGAAAATGGGATATGATAACCCAAGTAAGTTTTCTGAGGTTTTTAAAAAGGAATTTGGGGAACTGCCGTCCGAATTCAGAAAGACGTTGTCCAAATAG
- a CDS encoding ABC transporter permease yields the protein MKQDMRKYILGKLIELIITLLFVTLLSFLLMRLSAVDPATAYAKRMIGNPTPEQIEKIRVQLGFDKPLIVQYGRWAADLLHFDLGTSLANGHDVWTDIATAFPKTLGIVFLASVFQIIFITVISCSAFLLPWQIPKSGVRAICILGVSIPSFYLATVYLDYFAVQKSLISVAGNTTFLSYLSPAICIGVFGASFYTPMLMDALEHESNEDYAFYTRCRGLSERRLLFFHLLPRAAVGLIPNFLQSIGLALANATIVEQIFSIPGFGYLIVNHVLDRDTPMIHAEVFFLALAIALCNIGADLIQWGIGRKKEVA from the coding sequence ATGAAACAGGATATGAGAAAATACATCCTGGGAAAATTGATTGAGCTAATAATTACTTTGCTGTTTGTAACACTGCTATCGTTTCTCCTTATGCGGCTGTCTGCTGTAGATCCGGCTACCGCATATGCAAAACGAATGATTGGAAATCCTACACCGGAACAGATTGAAAAAATCCGGGTACAGTTAGGATTTGACAAGCCTCTGATTGTGCAGTATGGGCGCTGGGCAGCAGACCTGCTTCATTTCGATCTTGGAACCTCCCTGGCAAACGGACATGATGTCTGGACCGATATTGCAACAGCCTTTCCTAAAACCCTGGGAATCGTTTTTCTGGCTTCCGTCTTTCAAATTATTTTTATTACAGTCATAAGCTGTTCTGCTTTTTTATTGCCGTGGCAGATCCCTAAGTCGGGGGTAAGGGCCATCTGTATTTTAGGAGTATCCATTCCTTCCTTTTATTTGGCCACTGTGTATCTGGACTATTTTGCTGTCCAAAAATCGCTGATTTCTGTGGCGGGTAATACAACCTTTCTAAGCTATCTCTCGCCCGCAATTTGTATTGGTGTATTTGGTGCATCTTTTTATACACCGATGCTGATGGATGCCCTGGAGCATGAAAGCAATGAGGATTATGCGTTCTATACCCGATGCCGCGGTCTTTCAGAACGCAGGCTTTTGTTCTTTCACCTTCTTCCGCGCGCAGCGGTAGGGCTGATCCCCAATTTCCTTCAAAGCATAGGACTGGCACTGGCGAATGCAACCATAGTTGAGCAGATTTTCTCCATTCCCGGATTTGGATACTTAATAGTCAATCATGTACTGGACCGTGATACACCAATGATACACGCGGAAGTGTTCTTCCTCGCTCTGGCAATAGCCCTATG